In the genome of Paracoccus tegillarcae, one region contains:
- a CDS encoding sulfotransferase family 2 domain-containing protein — MLIFWEPRLVFLATPKAGSTAIEAALEPLAAVAMQRPAALKHVDKATLDAHVLPWLESAAGSTFTTVALMREPVEWLRSWYRFKLRDDHEDPEHRMEGVSFAQFAHDYASPDGPQHLNLVPQHRFLSSQGRTVDRIFRYEEMQNFVDFLEDQLDCAISLPRLNVPPTVDVDLAGPDEQALRQAMAADIALYETI; from the coding sequence ATGCTGATTTTCTGGGAACCCAGGCTGGTCTTTCTGGCGACACCAAAGGCCGGCTCGACCGCCATCGAGGCCGCGCTGGAGCCGCTGGCCGCTGTGGCCATGCAGCGACCAGCCGCGCTGAAGCATGTCGACAAGGCGACCCTCGACGCCCATGTGCTTCCCTGGCTGGAATCAGCAGCGGGCAGCACGTTTACAACCGTCGCGCTGATGCGCGAGCCGGTCGAATGGCTGCGCAGCTGGTACCGCTTCAAGCTGCGCGACGATCATGAGGACCCGGAACACCGGATGGAGGGCGTCAGCTTTGCGCAGTTCGCGCACGACTATGCCAGCCCCGATGGCCCGCAACATCTGAATCTTGTGCCTCAGCATCGCTTTCTTTCAAGCCAAGGGCGGACGGTTGACCGCATTTTCCGCTATGAAGAGATGCAGAATTTTGTCGATTTCCTCGAGGATCAGCTGGATTGCGCCATCAGCCTGCCCCGGCTGAACGTGCCACCGACCGTCGATGTCGATTTGGCAGGCCCGGATGAACAGGCGCTGCGGCAAGCAATGGCCGCCGATATCGCCTTGTACGAAACCATCTAG
- the recA gene encoding recombinase RecA, whose translation MATASILDMNDKRSADKQKALDSALAQIERQFGKGSIMKLGKDSPVTEIEATSTGSLGLDIALGIGGLPKGRIVEIYGPESSGKTTLTLHAVAEEQKKGGVCAFVDAEHALDPQYARKLGVNLDELLISQPDTGEQALEIVDTLVRSGAVSMVVIDSVAALTPKAEIEGDMGDHQVGAQARLMSQAMRKLTASIGRSNCMVIFINQIRMKIGVMFGSPETTSGGNALKFYASVRLDIRRIGSIKDRDEVVGNTTRVKVVKNKVAPPFRQVEFDIMYGEGISKMGELVDLGVKAGVVEKSGSWYSYGDERIGQGRENAKQYLRDHADIAYAIEDKIRASHGLDFGTGEGAGDELLSED comes from the coding sequence ATGGCGACGGCGAGTATTCTGGACATGAACGATAAACGCAGCGCGGACAAACAGAAGGCGCTGGACAGCGCCCTGGCGCAGATCGAACGGCAATTCGGCAAGGGTTCGATCATGAAACTGGGCAAGGACAGCCCGGTGACCGAGATCGAGGCGACCTCGACCGGATCGCTTGGGCTGGACATCGCACTGGGCATTGGCGGGCTGCCAAAAGGGCGCATCGTCGAGATCTATGGGCCTGAAAGCAGCGGCAAGACGACGCTGACGCTGCACGCGGTGGCAGAAGAACAGAAAAAAGGCGGGGTTTGCGCGTTCGTTGACGCAGAACATGCGCTGGACCCGCAATATGCACGAAAGCTGGGTGTGAACCTTGACGAGCTGCTGATCAGCCAGCCCGATACGGGCGAACAGGCGCTGGAAATTGTGGATACGTTGGTGCGTTCGGGTGCGGTCAGCATGGTGGTGATCGATTCGGTCGCCGCGCTGACCCCGAAAGCCGAGATCGAGGGCGATATGGGGGACCATCAGGTTGGTGCCCAGGCCCGCTTGATGAGCCAGGCGATGCGCAAACTGACCGCCAGCATTGGTCGCAGCAATTGCATGGTGATCTTCATCAACCAGATCAGGATGAAGATCGGCGTGATGTTCGGCAGCCCCGAAACCACCTCTGGCGGCAACGCGCTTAAGTTTTATGCCTCGGTCCGCCTGGATATCCGCCGCATTGGCTCGATCAAGGATCGCGACGAGGTGGTGGGCAACACCACGCGGGTCAAGGTCGTCAAGAACAAGGTCGCGCCCCCCTTTCGGCAGGTCGAATTCGACATCATGTATGGTGAGGGCATCAGCAAGATGGGCGAGTTGGTCGATCTGGGCGTCAAGGCCGGCGTGGTCGAGAAATCGGGGTCATGGTATTCCTATGGCGACGAGCGCATCGGCCAGGGCCGCGAGAACGCCAAGCAATATCTGAGGGATCACGCGGATATCGCCTATGCGATCGAGGACAAGATCCGAGCCAGCCACGGTCTGGATTTCGGCACGGGCGAGGGCGCCGGTGACGAGCTTTTGTCGGAAGACTAA